The DNA window CGCGGAATGATCGCGCTCAGCACCTTGTCGCCGAAGTGTCGTCGAACCTCGTCGGCCACCTGGTCGGCGAGTTTGGTCCGGCCGTCGTACATGGTGAGCACGATGGTGGAGACATGCAGCGCGGGATTCAGATGTGCTTGCACGAGCTCGATGTTTCGCAGGAGCTGGCCCACGCCCTCGAGGGCGTAGTACTCGCACTGGATCGGGATGAGGACCTCACGGGCAGCCACCATCGCGTTGACGGTGAGCAGTCCGAGCGAGGGCGGGCAGTCGATGAAGACATAGTCGATCCCGAACTCGGTGAGCGTCTCGTCCGACAACGCGTTGCGCAGTCGGTTCTCACGGGCGACCAGCGATACCAACTCGATCTCGGCACCGGCGAGATCGAGGGTTGCCGGCACACAGAACAAGCCCTCCTGACTCGGGCTCTGCTGCATGGCCTCGCGAAGAGTCACTTCACCGAGCAGGAGTTCGTAGACCGACGCGATGTCCTGCGCTCGGTGATCGATACCGAGTGCGGTGCTGGCGTTGCCCTGCGGATCAAGATCCACGACAAGGACACGAAGTCCGTGTAGGGCGAGTCCCGCGGCGAGGTTCACCGCGGTGGTGGTCTTGCCGACGCCGCCCTTCTGGTTGGCGACCGTCATGATCCGCATCTGCGCCGGGCGGGGGAGCTGGCCCGCGCCTCCCGGGGTCAGGACCTGACTGGCGCGTTCGGCGGCGGCAGCGATGGGGGTGTCAGCGTACGGCTGTGCCGCTGTTTCACGTGAAACACTCGGGTCCTGGTCGACCACGCGTTGACTCCTTTGCCCGACCTGATAGCCGCTGATACCTGTCTCGCCGGATGTGCCGGCCGAGATCTGCTCCTGGCCACCGTTCGCATTCTCGGCAGACCG is part of the Gordonia bronchialis DSM 43247 genome and encodes:
- a CDS encoding ParA family protein, whose translation is MVDQDPSVSRETAAQPYADTPIAAAAERASQVLTPGGAGQLPRPAQMRIMTVANQKGGVGKTTTAVNLAAGLALHGLRVLVVDLDPQGNASTALGIDHRAQDIASVYELLLGEVTLREAMQQSPSQEGLFCVPATLDLAGAEIELVSLVARENRLRNALSDETLTEFGIDYVFIDCPPSLGLLTVNAMVAAREVLIPIQCEYYALEGVGQLLRNIELVQAHLNPALHVSTIVLTMYDGRTKLADQVADEVRRHFGDKVLSAIIPRSVKVSEAPGYAMTIIEYDPGSRGAMSYLDAARELAMRARTAEPTAESSTS